A genomic window from Desulfovibrio sp. X2 includes:
- a CDS encoding 4Fe-4S dicluster domain-containing protein, translating into MQTINLHEAYDADFVAKVQEESEQNLALCYQCGNCTAGCPYTFVYDIPVSQMMRLVQAGRKRQALSARSLWLCATCESCTTRCPNNIDVARVMDVMRHMARREGYATEKGVKTFWDCFLDSMRKHGRVFEMGLVAAFVTRTGRFWTDVDLAPRMLPKGKLPFTPHDIQGKDEVRKIFERYQARSRS; encoded by the coding sequence ATGCAAACGATCAACTTGCACGAGGCCTACGACGCGGATTTCGTGGCCAAGGTCCAGGAAGAGAGCGAACAGAACCTGGCCCTGTGCTACCAGTGCGGTAACTGCACGGCCGGCTGTCCGTACACCTTCGTCTACGACATCCCCGTGAGCCAGATGATGCGCCTCGTCCAGGCGGGCCGGAAGCGGCAGGCGCTCAGCGCCCGCTCGCTCTGGCTGTGCGCCACCTGCGAGAGCTGCACCACGCGCTGCCCCAACAACATCGACGTGGCCCGCGTCATGGACGTGATGCGCCACATGGCCCGCCGTGAAGGCTACGCCACCGAAAAGGGCGTGAAGACCTTCTGGGACTGCTTCCTCGATTCCATGCGCAAGCATGGCAGGGTCTTCGAGATGGGACTCGTGGCCGCCTTCGTGACGCGCACGGGCCGTTTCTGGACCGACGTGGACCTGGCCCCGCGCATGCTGCCCAAGGGCAAGCTCCCGTTCACGCCGCACGACATCCAGGGCAAGGACGAGGTGCGCAAAATTTTCGAACGCTACCAGGCCAGGAGCAGATCATGA
- a CDS encoding 4Fe-4S dicluster domain-containing protein, with protein MGTAAFLPKDKLAAWLKELAGDHIVLLPQARGDAVVFSPLDPEKAEEMTASAVFTRDATCPPKSAVFPAEQELLRYSRVKDPEDPGKVDVQLEVTMPRHRRLVFGARPCGVRGFLTYDRVYSTDKLTDPYYAARRQNTLFVTMACGESGNTCFCNWVGSGPDDASGSDMLLTPVEGGYLVEPVTERGEALVRNSVLVPGDDRVAEAEAVRAKAREELEKRSPAPDLAASTQSLMDVFDDLEFWQDMSAKCISCGACTYLCPTCYCFNITDEAKGLSGRRIRSWDNCMSFQFTLEASGHNPRPTKAHRLKNRVGHKFSYYPALHGGAIACCGCGRCIKSCPVSVDIREIVLAAIARAATKAEKAAEEAV; from the coding sequence ATGGGCACTGCCGCGTTTCTTCCCAAGGACAAGCTCGCCGCCTGGCTCAAGGAGCTGGCGGGCGACCATATCGTGCTGCTTCCCCAGGCCCGCGGCGACGCCGTGGTCTTCTCCCCCCTCGACCCCGAGAAGGCCGAGGAGATGACCGCATCCGCGGTCTTCACCCGCGACGCCACCTGCCCGCCGAAAAGCGCGGTCTTCCCGGCCGAGCAGGAGCTTCTGCGCTACTCGCGCGTGAAGGACCCCGAGGATCCGGGCAAGGTGGACGTGCAGCTCGAGGTGACCATGCCCCGGCACCGCCGCCTCGTGTTCGGCGCGCGGCCCTGCGGCGTGCGGGGCTTCCTGACCTACGACCGCGTCTACTCCACGGACAAGCTGACCGATCCGTACTACGCCGCGCGCAGGCAGAACACCCTGTTCGTGACCATGGCCTGCGGCGAGTCCGGCAACACCTGCTTCTGCAACTGGGTCGGCTCCGGCCCGGACGACGCCTCTGGCTCGGACATGCTGCTCACCCCGGTGGAGGGCGGCTACCTCGTGGAGCCCGTGACCGAGCGGGGCGAGGCGCTGGTGCGCAACTCCGTGCTGGTCCCGGGCGACGACCGCGTGGCCGAGGCCGAGGCCGTGCGCGCGAAGGCGCGCGAGGAGCTCGAGAAGCGCTCCCCGGCCCCGGACCTCGCCGCCTCCACGCAGAGCCTCATGGACGTCTTCGACGACCTGGAGTTCTGGCAGGACATGTCGGCCAAGTGCATCAGCTGCGGCGCCTGCACTTACCTCTGCCCGACCTGCTACTGCTTCAACATCACGGACGAGGCCAAGGGCCTTTCCGGGCGCAGGATCCGCTCCTGGGACAACTGCATGTCCTTCCAGTTCACGCTGGAGGCCAGCGGCCACAACCCGAGGCCGACCAAGGCGCACCGCCTGAAGAACCGCGTGGGGCACAAGTTCAGCTACTACCCGGCGCTGCACGGCGGAGCCATCGCCTGCTGCGGCTGCGGACGGTGCATCAAGAGCTGCCCGGTGAGCGTGGACATCCGCGAGATCGTGCTCGCGGCCATCGCCAGGGCCGCGACCAAGGCCGAGAAGGCCGCCGAGGAGGCAGTGTAA
- a CDS encoding ferritin family protein, which translates to MAEFFKAAEIAATAVEMERRGQEFYKALARAADNEEVKRFFEYFATEESRHEGIFQGIADQLGPVELPAWSSNEEYMDYVQALLDSHALFSRPQGYDMAGQCKSLEEALRMAMSFEKDSLLFFMEMAELVPEKQREAVKRCAAEERLHLRQLGEMLKRTAA; encoded by the coding sequence ATGGCCGAATTCTTCAAGGCTGCGGAGATCGCGGCGACTGCCGTGGAAATGGAGCGGCGGGGACAGGAGTTCTACAAGGCGCTCGCCCGGGCGGCGGACAACGAGGAGGTCAAGCGCTTCTTCGAGTACTTCGCCACCGAGGAGTCCCGCCACGAGGGCATCTTCCAGGGCATCGCCGACCAGCTCGGCCCGGTGGAGCTGCCCGCCTGGAGCAGCAACGAGGAATACATGGACTACGTCCAGGCGCTGCTCGACTCCCACGCCCTCTTCTCCCGGCCCCAGGGCTACGACATGGCCGGACAGTGCAAGAGCCTCGAGGAGGCCCTGCGCATGGCCATGAGCTTCGAGAAGGACTCGCTGCTCTTCTTCATGGAGATGGCCGAGCTCGTGCCCGAAAAGCAGCGCGAGGCCGTGAAGCGCTGCGCGGCGGAGGAGCGCCTGCACCTGCGCCAGCTCGGTGAAATGCTCAAGCGCACCGCCGCCTGA
- a CDS encoding hydrogenase iron-sulfur subunit: MPILAGKELRIVGFLCNWCSYGGADTAGVGRFTQPTDLRIIRVPCSGRIDPLFIVKTLLSGADGVLVSGCHPRDCHYTSGNLLARRRLEALKRFLPIIGVEPGRFEYTWVSASEGQRWQQVVQRFTEQVHALGPSPANAIFGACGETAQDKGGSSVAI, translated from the coding sequence ATGCCAATCTTAGCCGGCAAGGAGCTGCGCATCGTCGGCTTCCTCTGCAACTGGTGCTCCTACGGCGGGGCCGACACCGCCGGCGTGGGCCGCTTCACGCAGCCCACGGACCTGCGGATCATCCGCGTGCCCTGCTCGGGCCGCATCGACCCCCTGTTCATCGTCAAGACGCTGCTGTCCGGCGCGGACGGCGTGCTGGTCTCCGGCTGCCACCCCCGCGACTGCCACTACACGAGCGGCAACCTGCTCGCCCGCCGCAGGCTCGAGGCGCTGAAGCGCTTCCTGCCCATCATCGGCGTGGAGCCCGGCCGCTTCGAGTACACCTGGGTCTCGGCCTCCGAGGGCCAGCGCTGGCAGCAGGTGGTGCAGCGCTTCACCGAACAGGTGCACGCCCTCGGCCCCTCTCCGGCCAACGCCATCTTCGGGGCCTGCGGCGAGACCGCGCAAGACAAGGGAGGCTCCAGTGTCGCCATTTGA
- a CDS encoding FAD/NAD(P)-binding protein yields MTSLSNPYLPEMATILETVQETPTIKTFRLRLDDEAKMKAFTFQPGQVGQLSAFGTGESTFVINSSPTRMDYLQFSVMRSGEVTTRLHGLVAGDKVGVRAPLGNHFPYEDMKGKDIVFVGGGIGMAPLRTLLLFMLDNRKDYGKIRLLYGARSPEDMAFKADLPEWMGRDDMETVLTIDREAAGWEHRVGLIPNVLLEMEPSPENAVAITCGPPIMIKFTLQALKKLGYADEQIYTTLEKRMKCGVGLCGRCNIGTKYVCVDGPVFTYAELRDLPNEL; encoded by the coding sequence ATGACCAGCCTGTCCAATCCTTATCTGCCCGAGATGGCGACCATCCTGGAGACGGTCCAGGAGACCCCGACCATCAAGACCTTCCGGCTGCGCCTGGACGACGAGGCCAAGATGAAGGCCTTCACCTTCCAGCCCGGCCAGGTGGGCCAGCTCTCGGCGTTCGGCACGGGCGAATCCACCTTCGTCATCAACTCCTCGCCCACGCGCATGGACTACCTGCAGTTCAGCGTCATGCGCTCGGGCGAGGTGACCACCCGCCTGCACGGCCTCGTGGCCGGGGACAAGGTCGGCGTGCGCGCCCCCCTGGGCAACCACTTCCCGTACGAGGACATGAAGGGCAAGGACATCGTCTTCGTGGGCGGCGGCATCGGCATGGCGCCGCTGCGCACCCTGCTCCTCTTCATGCTCGACAACCGCAAGGACTACGGCAAGATCAGGCTGCTCTACGGCGCGCGCAGCCCCGAGGACATGGCCTTCAAGGCCGACCTCCCCGAGTGGATGGGCCGCGACGACATGGAGACGGTCCTGACCATCGACCGCGAGGCCGCGGGCTGGGAGCACCGCGTGGGGCTCATCCCCAACGTGCTGCTCGAGATGGAGCCCTCGCCCGAGAACGCCGTGGCCATCACCTGCGGCCCGCCGATCATGATCAAGTTCACGCTGCAGGCGCTGAAGAAGCTCGGCTACGCCGACGAGCAGATCTACACCACGCTCGAGAAGCGCATGAAGTGCGGCGTGGGCCTGTGCGGCCGCTGCAACATCGGCACCAAGTACGTCTGCGTGGACGGCCCGGTCTTCACCTACGCCGAACTGCGCGACCTGCCCAACGAACTGTAG
- a CDS encoding 4Fe-4S dicluster domain-containing protein, with amino-acid sequence MSPFDALKEKIKQALPDLDYVIGWQQGFDSLHATPLFMRTPEDVDRLIWNPLCVHNLSTYLPSLKGKKVGIVLKGCDSRGVIELLQENLVERENLVLFGMPCSGVVDLTKIRRKVGDLERVSGVTIDDAALVATTPEGEVSMPRDEIAADKCLVCQFHNAIEPDHFEGDPLPPSTGADLGGDELAMLEAMAPAELMTYWAKQMERCIRCYACRNACPMCVCRDHCIAQSRDPHWLTQEDTPREKLMFQLIHTMHLAGRCIQCGECQRACPVDIPILALRRKMDRVIRELFDYQAGLDAKATPPLSTFQVEEANIKERRW; translated from the coding sequence GTGTCGCCATTTGACGCCCTCAAGGAAAAGATCAAACAGGCGCTGCCCGACCTCGACTACGTGATCGGCTGGCAGCAGGGCTTCGATTCCCTGCACGCCACACCGCTGTTCATGCGCACCCCCGAGGACGTGGACAGGCTCATCTGGAACCCGCTGTGCGTGCACAACCTGAGCACCTACCTGCCGAGCCTCAAGGGCAAGAAGGTGGGCATCGTGCTCAAGGGCTGCGACAGCCGCGGCGTGATCGAGCTTCTCCAGGAGAACCTCGTCGAGCGTGAGAATCTGGTCCTCTTCGGCATGCCCTGCTCCGGCGTGGTCGACCTGACCAAAATCCGGCGCAAGGTGGGCGACCTCGAGCGCGTGAGCGGCGTCACCATCGACGACGCCGCCCTCGTGGCCACCACCCCCGAGGGCGAGGTCAGCATGCCGCGCGACGAGATCGCCGCGGACAAGTGCCTGGTCTGCCAGTTCCACAACGCCATCGAGCCCGACCATTTCGAGGGCGACCCCCTGCCGCCCTCCACCGGCGCGGACCTCGGCGGCGACGAGCTGGCCATGCTGGAAGCCATGGCCCCGGCCGAGCTCATGACCTACTGGGCCAAGCAGATGGAACGCTGCATCCGCTGCTACGCCTGCCGCAACGCCTGCCCCATGTGCGTGTGCCGCGACCACTGCATCGCCCAGAGCCGCGACCCGCACTGGCTGACGCAGGAGGATACGCCCCGCGAGAAGCTGATGTTCCAGCTGATCCACACCATGCACCTGGCCGGGCGCTGCATCCAGTGCGGCGAATGCCAGCGGGCCTGCCCCGTGGACATCCCCATCCTGGCGCTGCGCCGCAAGATGGACCGGGTGATCCGGGAGCTCTTCGACTACCAGGCGGGGCTCGACGCCAAGGCGACGCCTCCGCTCTCCACCTTCCAGGTGGAAGAAGCCAACATCAAGGAGCGGAGGTGGTAA
- a CDS encoding CoB--CoM heterodisulfide reductase iron-sulfur subunit B family protein has protein sequence MSQALSYAYYPGCSGMGTSKEYDQSTRAVCKALGITLIDIEDWSCCGSTPAHTVDHVLSAALSARNLAKIESMGQKTAVTPCPSCLTNLRTASHRMAKEAFKEKVNALLDAPYDNTVDTKSVLQVLVEDLGAEELAKRVVKPLSGLKVAPYYGCIMNRPPEVMEFDDPENPMALDDILAALGAEVLPFPLKVECCGASYGVARKDIVAKLSGKLLGAAAGLGADVIVAACPLCQMNLDLRQEQINQANGTHYHMPVLYYTQLMGLALGLPERQLGLDKLCVDPRAILRAALNKPAKAAND, from the coding sequence ATGAGCCAAGCGCTGTCCTACGCCTACTACCCCGGCTGCTCGGGAATGGGCACGTCCAAGGAGTACGACCAGAGCACCCGGGCCGTATGCAAGGCCCTGGGCATCACCCTCATCGACATCGAGGACTGGAGCTGCTGCGGCTCCACGCCGGCCCACACCGTGGACCACGTGCTGAGCGCGGCGCTCTCCGCCCGCAACCTGGCCAAGATCGAGTCCATGGGCCAGAAGACGGCCGTGACCCCCTGCCCGAGCTGCCTGACCAACCTGCGCACCGCGAGCCACCGCATGGCCAAGGAGGCGTTCAAGGAGAAGGTCAACGCCCTGCTCGACGCGCCGTACGACAACACCGTGGACACCAAGTCGGTGCTCCAGGTGCTGGTCGAGGACCTGGGCGCGGAAGAGCTGGCGAAGCGGGTGGTGAAGCCGCTCTCCGGGCTCAAGGTGGCGCCGTACTACGGCTGCATCATGAACCGCCCGCCCGAGGTCATGGAGTTCGACGATCCGGAGAACCCCATGGCGCTGGACGACATCCTCGCCGCGCTCGGCGCGGAGGTCCTGCCCTTCCCGCTCAAGGTGGAGTGCTGCGGCGCCTCCTACGGCGTGGCCAGGAAGGACATCGTGGCCAAGCTCTCGGGCAAGCTCCTGGGCGCGGCCGCGGGGCTCGGCGCGGACGTGATCGTGGCGGCCTGCCCGCTGTGCCAGATGAACCTGGACCTGCGCCAGGAGCAGATCAACCAGGCGAACGGCACGCACTACCACATGCCGGTACTCTACTACACCCAGCTCATGGGCCTGGCCCTGGGACTGCCGGAACGGCAGCTCGGGCTGGACAAACTCTGTGTGGACCCTAGAGCTATTCTGCGAGCCGCTCTCAACAAACCCGCCAAGGCGGCAAACGACTGA
- a CDS encoding iron-containing alcohol dehydrogenase yields MQATKFAIPEIIFGRGSIIHVAQCAKRLGAKRVLLISDTGVERSGWVERVMDILRENSVEWVYFNEVNSNPRDYQVYEGFEVYTEAKADVIIAIGGGSPIDAAKGIAILAGNGGRINDYEGANRVMRPLPPMVYLPTTAGSGSDMSQFCIITDVARQLKMSIISRSLVPNISIIDPLILLTKSQELIIASAVDAFSHAVESYVSRIASPFTTHQALLAINLIIPNLMRAVEDRSIEALEQLSIASTAAGMSFSNAGLGAAHALAHSLGGMFDVLHGLVHPVLLPEIMRFNTPACPEKMGTIGRCIIGDRKCPDEVAALEGIERLQEFFTELAVPVRLRDILPDQSSFERLAGAAVGDACNLTNPRTAGKDDFLAICERAW; encoded by the coding sequence ATGCAAGCAACAAAGTTCGCCATCCCCGAGATCATCTTCGGGCGGGGCAGCATCATCCACGTGGCGCAGTGCGCCAAGCGGCTGGGCGCCAAGCGCGTCCTGCTGATCAGCGACACCGGCGTCGAGCGCTCGGGCTGGGTCGAGCGCGTCATGGACATCCTGCGCGAGAACAGCGTGGAGTGGGTCTACTTCAACGAGGTCAACTCCAACCCGCGCGACTACCAGGTCTACGAGGGCTTCGAGGTCTACACCGAGGCCAAGGCCGACGTGATCATCGCCATCGGCGGGGGCAGCCCCATCGACGCGGCCAAGGGCATCGCCATCCTGGCGGGCAACGGCGGGCGCATCAACGACTACGAGGGCGCGAACCGCGTCATGCGGCCCCTGCCGCCCATGGTCTACCTGCCGACCACGGCGGGCAGCGGCTCGGACATGTCGCAGTTCTGCATCATCACGGACGTGGCGCGCCAGCTCAAGATGTCCATCATCAGCCGCTCGCTCGTGCCCAACATCTCGATCATCGACCCGCTCATCCTGCTCACCAAGAGCCAGGAGCTGATCATCGCCTCGGCCGTCGACGCCTTCTCCCACGCGGTGGAGTCCTACGTCTCGCGCATCGCCTCGCCCTTCACCACGCACCAGGCGCTGCTGGCCATCAACCTGATCATCCCGAACCTCATGCGCGCCGTGGAGGACCGCTCCATCGAGGCGCTCGAGCAGCTGTCCATCGCCTCGACGGCCGCGGGCATGTCCTTCTCCAACGCCGGGCTCGGCGCGGCCCATGCCCTGGCCCACTCGCTGGGCGGCATGTTCGACGTGCTGCACGGCCTGGTGCACCCGGTCCTGCTGCCGGAGATCATGCGCTTCAACACCCCGGCCTGCCCGGAGAAGATGGGCACCATCGGCCGCTGCATCATCGGCGACCGCAAGTGTCCGGACGAGGTGGCCGCGCTCGAGGGCATCGAGCGGCTGCAGGAGTTCTTCACCGAGCTCGCCGTGCCTGTGAGGCTGCGCGACATCCTGCCCGACCAGTCGTCCTTCGAGCGGCTGGCCGGGGCCGCGGTGGGCGACGCCTGCAACCTGACCAACCCGCGGACGGCGGGCAAGGACGACTTCCTGGCCATCTGCGAGAGGGCCTGGTGA
- a CDS encoding CoB--CoM heterodisulfide reductase iron-sulfur subunit A family protein translates to MKIGVFVCHCGSNIEATVDTAAVAEAARSYPDVAFATDVMYACSEPGQDAIIDTVRGKGLDGVVVASCSPRMHEPTFRRAVERAGLNRYMLEMANIREHVSWIGKNREANTNKAAELVRLAVEKLRQDRALFPKSFEVTKRVLVIGGGVAGIQAALDCAEGGLDVVLVEKSSTIGGKMAKLDKTFPTVDCSSCILGPKMVDVSQNDKISLYAYSEIEEIGGYVGNFEVKIRKKAAYVDWSLCTGCGLCMEKCPSKKSHDAFNEGVGQTTAINIPFPQAIPKKAVIDPKFCRQFIKGKCGVCAKVCPSGAIRYDMEDEIVTEKVGAIVAATGYDLFDYTKYGEYGGGRYPDVITSLQYERLLSASGPTGGHIKRPSDGKEPKNIVFIQCVGSRDKSVDRPYCTGFCCMYTAKQAILTKDHLPESQSYVFYMDIRAPGKLYDEFTRRAMEEYGARYVRGRVSMIYPKKKEGGDVLVVRGVDTLLGQQVEVEADLVVLAVGAEAAKGSPQLAEKLRISYDKYGFFMESHVKLRPVETNTAGVYLAGSCQGPKDIPSSVGQGSAAASKVLGLFSKDKLESDPQISQVDIKRCVGCGKCIATCPFGAIKSVDFRGEPKAEVIETVCQGCGICTSTCPQGAIQLSHFTDNQILAEVNALCQS, encoded by the coding sequence ATGAAGATAGGCGTTTTCGTCTGCCATTGCGGCAGCAACATCGAGGCCACGGTGGACACCGCCGCGGTGGCCGAGGCAGCCAGGAGCTATCCGGACGTGGCCTTCGCCACGGACGTCATGTACGCGTGTTCCGAACCGGGACAGGACGCGATCATCGATACCGTGCGCGGCAAGGGGCTGGACGGCGTGGTCGTGGCCTCCTGCAGCCCGCGCATGCACGAGCCGACCTTCCGCCGCGCCGTGGAGCGAGCCGGGCTCAACCGCTACATGCTCGAGATGGCCAACATCCGTGAGCACGTCTCCTGGATCGGCAAGAACCGCGAGGCCAACACCAACAAGGCCGCCGAGCTCGTGCGCCTGGCCGTGGAGAAGCTGCGCCAGGACCGCGCGCTCTTCCCCAAGAGCTTCGAGGTGACCAAGCGCGTGCTGGTCATCGGCGGCGGCGTGGCCGGCATCCAGGCCGCGCTCGACTGCGCCGAGGGCGGCCTCGACGTCGTCCTGGTCGAGAAGAGCTCGACCATCGGCGGCAAGATGGCCAAGCTGGACAAGACCTTCCCCACGGTCGACTGCTCGAGCTGCATCCTCGGGCCGAAGATGGTGGACGTCTCCCAGAACGACAAGATCTCGCTCTACGCCTACTCCGAAATCGAGGAGATCGGCGGCTACGTGGGCAACTTCGAGGTCAAGATCCGCAAGAAGGCGGCCTACGTCGACTGGAGCCTGTGCACCGGCTGCGGCCTGTGCATGGAGAAGTGCCCGAGCAAGAAGTCGCACGACGCCTTCAACGAGGGCGTGGGCCAGACCACGGCCATCAACATCCCCTTCCCCCAGGCCATTCCCAAGAAGGCGGTCATCGATCCCAAGTTCTGCCGCCAGTTCATCAAGGGCAAGTGCGGCGTGTGCGCCAAGGTCTGCCCGAGCGGCGCCATCCGCTACGACATGGAAGACGAGATCGTGACCGAGAAGGTCGGCGCCATCGTGGCCGCCACGGGCTACGACCTCTTCGACTACACCAAGTACGGCGAGTACGGCGGCGGCCGCTATCCGGACGTCATCACCTCGCTGCAGTACGAGCGCCTGCTCTCGGCCTCCGGCCCCACGGGCGGACACATCAAGCGCCCCTCGGACGGCAAGGAGCCGAAGAACATCGTCTTCATCCAGTGCGTGGGCTCGCGCGACAAGTCCGTGGACCGGCCCTACTGCACGGGCTTCTGCTGCATGTACACGGCCAAGCAGGCCATCCTGACCAAGGACCACCTGCCCGAGTCCCAGTCCTACGTCTTCTACATGGACATCCGCGCCCCGGGGAAGCTCTACGACGAGTTCACCCGCCGGGCCATGGAGGAGTACGGGGCCCGCTACGTGCGCGGCCGCGTGTCCATGATCTACCCCAAGAAGAAGGAAGGCGGCGACGTGCTGGTGGTGCGCGGCGTGGACACGCTGCTCGGCCAGCAGGTCGAGGTCGAGGCCGACCTCGTGGTCCTCGCGGTGGGCGCCGAGGCGGCCAAGGGCTCGCCCCAGCTCGCCGAGAAGCTGCGCATCTCGTACGACAAGTACGGCTTCTTCATGGAGAGCCACGTCAAGCTGCGCCCGGTGGAGACCAACACCGCGGGCGTCTACCTGGCCGGATCCTGCCAGGGGCCCAAGGACATCCCGTCCTCGGTGGGCCAGGGCAGCGCCGCCGCCTCCAAGGTCCTCGGCCTCTTCTCCAAGGACAAGCTCGAGAGCGACCCGCAGATCTCCCAGGTGGACATCAAGCGCTGCGTGGGCTGCGGCAAATGCATCGCCACCTGCCCCTTCGGCGCGATCAAGAGCGTGGACTTCCGCGGCGAGCCCAAGGCCGAGGTCATCGAGACCGTCTGCCAGGGCTGCGGCATCTGCACCTCGACCTGTCCGCAGGGCGCGATCCAGCTCTCGCACTTCACCGACAACCAGATCCTCGCGGAGGTGAACGCGTTATGCCAATCTTAG